A window of the Cannabis sativa cultivar Pink pepper isolate KNU-18-1 chromosome X, ASM2916894v1, whole genome shotgun sequence genome harbors these coding sequences:
- the LOC115702550 gene encoding protein DETOXIFICATION 45, chloroplastic isoform X2: protein MLKMPATQFSGGSVSNGMTSRASKSHHIAEKFKPTSSVRIRDSGKFVAYTSRQKLGHVDIVGGCNLARRHRQSFNPLVTHRRKNRFSLVCNQRSSDSGASSSEVDERLVFEDESSLDGGANGASELADVPSVVSPPPDVKREILMLSIPAIAGQALDPLAQLMETAYIGRLGSLELGSAGVSVNIFNYISKLFNIPLLSVATSFVAEDISRNENKSSSSEKHFLNDSSNGSRPFDEVAERKQLPSVSTALLLAVMIGTFEALALSLGAGLFLNIMGISSDSPMRAPAQRFLSLRALGAPAVVVSLALQGVFRGFKDTKTPVLCLGIGNLLAVILFPILIHSLQMGATGAAVSTVVSQYVVTFLMLWFLNKRAILLPPKMASLQFGGYIKSGGFLLGRTLAVLTTMTLGTSMAARQGPVAMAAHQICIQVWLAVSLLVDALGASAQALTASYLSKGDYKTVKEIAHYVLKVGLITGLTLSAILGLSFGSLATLFTKDAEVLAIVGTGVLFVSASQPLNALAYVFDGLHYGASDFAYAARAMMVVGAISSAFLLYTPAVIGLPGIWFGLTLFMGLRVVAGFYRLLSKNGPWWFLHSDFQKVEY, encoded by the exons ATGCTGAAAATGCCGGCTACCCAATTCAGCGGTGGTTCTGTTTCTAATGGAATGACCAGCAGAGCCAGTAAAAGCCACCATATTGCAGAAAAATTTAAGCCCACTTCTTCGGTGCGTATAAGGGACTCCGGTAAATTTGTTGCTTATACTAGTAGGCAGAAGTTAGGCCATGTAGATATAGTTGGGGGCTGCAATTTGGCCAGAAGACATAGGCAATCTTTCAATCCATTGGTGACCCATCGTAGAAAGAATCGTTTTTCCCTGGTCTGTAATCAGAGGAGTTCAGATAGTGGTGCCAGTTCATCGGAGGTTGATGAAAGATTGGTTTTTGAAGATGAGAGTTCTCTTGATGGTGGAGCCAATGGTGCTTC TGAATTGGCAGACGTTCCTAGCGTTGTATCACCTCCTCCGGATGTCAAGCGTGAGATATTGATGCTTTCTATACCTGCTATTGCGGGGCAAGCACTTGATCCTTTAGCACAGCTTATGGAGACTGCTTACATTGGTAGATTAG GCTCTCTGGAGTTAGGTTCAGCTGGTGTTTCTGTGAACATCTTTAACTACATTTCAAAGCTATTTAATATTCCTCTTCTCAGTGTTGCCACTTCTTTTGTTGCTGAAGATATTTcaagaaatgaaaataaatcttCTTCTTCAG AGAAGCACTTTCTAAACGACAGTAGTAACGGTAGTAGACCTTTTGATGAAGTAGCAGAAAGAAAACAATTGCCTTCTGTGTCCACAGCTTTACTGCTAGCTGTTATGATTGGTACATTTGAAGCTTTAGCCTTGTCTTTGGGAGCTGGCTTGTTTCTTAATATCATGGGAATATCATCA GATTCACCCATGCGGGCTCCTGCTCAGCGTTTTCTTTCACTAAGGGCTTTAGGTGCCCCTGCTGTTGTAGTGTCTTTGGCTCTTCAAGGAGTTTTCCGCGGGTTTAAGGATACAAAAACTCCTGTTTTATGCCTAG GTATTGGAAATCTATTAGCTGTGATTTTATTTCCCATACTTATACATTCTCTCCAAATGGGTGCAACTGGTGCAGCAGTTTCCACAGTTGTGTCTCA ATACGTTGTCACATTCTTAATGCTATGGTTTCTAAATAAGAGAGCAATACTTCTGCCTCCAAAGATGGCATCATTACAATTTGGAGGATACATAAAATCTg GTGGTTTTCTTCTTGGAAGAACTCTTGCTGTTCTAACGACTATGACTTTGGGCACATCAATGGCTGCTCGTCAAGGCCCAGTTGCAATGGCTGCTCATCAAATATGCATACAAGTATGGTTGGCGGTTTCGCTTCTGGTTGATGCCCTGGGTGCATCGGCACAG GCTTTGACTGCAAGTTATCTGTCAAAAGGTGACTATAAGACTGTGAAGGAAATTGCTCACTATGTGCTGAAG GTAGGATTAATCACAGGTCTTACCCTATCTGCAATTTTGGGTCTATCTTTTGGTTCATTAGCCACCCTGTTCACCAAGGATGCTGAAGTACTTGCAATTGTTGGTACTGGAGTATTG TTTGTCAGTGCTAGTCAACCTCTTAACGCACTGGCTTATGTTTTTGATGGTCTCCATTATGGTGCTTCAGATTTTGCATATGCTGCCCGTGCCATG ATGGTGGTGGGAGCAATATCATCTGCATTTTTGCTATATACTCCTGCAGTCATTGGTCTACCTGGGATTTGGTTCGGGTTGACTCTGTTTATGGGTTTGCGTGTGGTGGCTGGATTTTATAG ATTGCTGTCCAAAAATGGACCGTGGTGGTTCCTACACAGTGACTTTCAGAAAGTTGAG TATTAG
- the LOC133032068 gene encoding uncharacterized protein LOC133032068, with protein MWAIWSEKNKVLHGGVRRDGSYIVSYATHYYGNFLATRNWAKAPTAMAAPTATEQHHKPTEGVPWRPPDLNGIKLNVDAAINQMTKTLGIGTIIRDHNGVVLVAISKSVQGYFRSNEMEAKALFHSINWASQLQIPVTNIETDALRVFNVLSITFLDLSSFSNLIFDVRNLLSSFFVVVVSNVRRHANQGAHELVKYALELDENVS; from the coding sequence ATGTGGGCTATTTGGTCagagaaaaataaagttttacaTGGTGGAGTAAGGCGAGATGGATCCTATATTGTTTCCTATGCAACTCACTATTATGGAAACTTCCTTGCCACTCGCAATTGGGCTAAAGCGCCTACTGCCATGGCTGCACCAACTGCAACTGAACAACATCACAAGCCAACGGAGGGAGTTCCATGGAGGCCACCTGATCTGAATGGTATCAAACTTAATGTGGATGCGGCGATCAACCAAATGACAAAAACACTGGGTATTGGAACGATTATTCGAGATCATAATGGAGTTGTTCTTGTTGCCATTTCTAAATCGGTCCAAGGATATTTTCGATCAAATGAGATGGAAGCGAAAGCTCTCTTTCATAGCATCAACTGGGCAAGTCAACTACAAATCCCTGTAACAAACATTGAAACAGATGCTTTAAGAGTCTTTAATGTGCTATCAATTACATTCTTAGATTTGtcttctttttcaaatttaatttttgatgttCGTAATCTTTTATCCTCTTTTTTTGTAGTTGTTGTCTCAAATGTTCGGAGACATGCTAACCAAGGAGCACATGAGTTAGTTAAATATGCCCTAGAGTTGGATGAAAATGTCTCTTAG
- the LOC115702550 gene encoding protein DETOXIFICATION 45, chloroplastic isoform X1, which produces MLKMPATQFSGGSVSNGMTSRASKSHHIAEKFKPTSSVRIRDSGKFVAYTSRQKLGHVDIVGGCNLARRHRQSFNPLVTHRRKNRFSLVCNQRSSDSGASSSEVDERLVFEDESSLDGGANGASELADVPSVVSPPPDVKREILMLSIPAIAGQALDPLAQLMETAYIGRLGSLELGSAGVSVNIFNYISKLFNIPLLSVATSFVAEDISRNENKSSSSEKHFLNDSSNGSRPFDEVAERKQLPSVSTALLLAVMIGTFEALALSLGAGLFLNIMGISSDSPMRAPAQRFLSLRALGAPAVVVSLALQGVFRGFKDTKTPVLCLGIGNLLAVILFPILIHSLQMGATGAAVSTVVSQYVVTFLMLWFLNKRAILLPPKMASLQFGGYIKSGGFLLGRTLAVLTTMTLGTSMAARQGPVAMAAHQICIQVWLAVSLLVDALGASAQALTASYLSKGDYKTVKEIAHYVLKVGLITGLTLSAILGLSFGSLATLFTKDAEVLAIVGTGVLFVSASQPLNALAYVFDGLHYGASDFAYAARAMMVVGAISSAFLLYTPAVIGLPGIWFGLTLFMGLRVVAGFYRLLSKNGPWWFLHSDFQKVELAN; this is translated from the exons ATGCTGAAAATGCCGGCTACCCAATTCAGCGGTGGTTCTGTTTCTAATGGAATGACCAGCAGAGCCAGTAAAAGCCACCATATTGCAGAAAAATTTAAGCCCACTTCTTCGGTGCGTATAAGGGACTCCGGTAAATTTGTTGCTTATACTAGTAGGCAGAAGTTAGGCCATGTAGATATAGTTGGGGGCTGCAATTTGGCCAGAAGACATAGGCAATCTTTCAATCCATTGGTGACCCATCGTAGAAAGAATCGTTTTTCCCTGGTCTGTAATCAGAGGAGTTCAGATAGTGGTGCCAGTTCATCGGAGGTTGATGAAAGATTGGTTTTTGAAGATGAGAGTTCTCTTGATGGTGGAGCCAATGGTGCTTC TGAATTGGCAGACGTTCCTAGCGTTGTATCACCTCCTCCGGATGTCAAGCGTGAGATATTGATGCTTTCTATACCTGCTATTGCGGGGCAAGCACTTGATCCTTTAGCACAGCTTATGGAGACTGCTTACATTGGTAGATTAG GCTCTCTGGAGTTAGGTTCAGCTGGTGTTTCTGTGAACATCTTTAACTACATTTCAAAGCTATTTAATATTCCTCTTCTCAGTGTTGCCACTTCTTTTGTTGCTGAAGATATTTcaagaaatgaaaataaatcttCTTCTTCAG AGAAGCACTTTCTAAACGACAGTAGTAACGGTAGTAGACCTTTTGATGAAGTAGCAGAAAGAAAACAATTGCCTTCTGTGTCCACAGCTTTACTGCTAGCTGTTATGATTGGTACATTTGAAGCTTTAGCCTTGTCTTTGGGAGCTGGCTTGTTTCTTAATATCATGGGAATATCATCA GATTCACCCATGCGGGCTCCTGCTCAGCGTTTTCTTTCACTAAGGGCTTTAGGTGCCCCTGCTGTTGTAGTGTCTTTGGCTCTTCAAGGAGTTTTCCGCGGGTTTAAGGATACAAAAACTCCTGTTTTATGCCTAG GTATTGGAAATCTATTAGCTGTGATTTTATTTCCCATACTTATACATTCTCTCCAAATGGGTGCAACTGGTGCAGCAGTTTCCACAGTTGTGTCTCA ATACGTTGTCACATTCTTAATGCTATGGTTTCTAAATAAGAGAGCAATACTTCTGCCTCCAAAGATGGCATCATTACAATTTGGAGGATACATAAAATCTg GTGGTTTTCTTCTTGGAAGAACTCTTGCTGTTCTAACGACTATGACTTTGGGCACATCAATGGCTGCTCGTCAAGGCCCAGTTGCAATGGCTGCTCATCAAATATGCATACAAGTATGGTTGGCGGTTTCGCTTCTGGTTGATGCCCTGGGTGCATCGGCACAG GCTTTGACTGCAAGTTATCTGTCAAAAGGTGACTATAAGACTGTGAAGGAAATTGCTCACTATGTGCTGAAG GTAGGATTAATCACAGGTCTTACCCTATCTGCAATTTTGGGTCTATCTTTTGGTTCATTAGCCACCCTGTTCACCAAGGATGCTGAAGTACTTGCAATTGTTGGTACTGGAGTATTG TTTGTCAGTGCTAGTCAACCTCTTAACGCACTGGCTTATGTTTTTGATGGTCTCCATTATGGTGCTTCAGATTTTGCATATGCTGCCCGTGCCATG ATGGTGGTGGGAGCAATATCATCTGCATTTTTGCTATATACTCCTGCAGTCATTGGTCTACCTGGGATTTGGTTCGGGTTGACTCTGTTTATGGGTTTGCGTGTGGTGGCTGGATTTTATAG ATTGCTGTCCAAAAATGGACCGTGGTGGTTCCTACACAGTGACTTTCAGAAAGTTGAG CTGGCCAATTGA